The following are encoded together in the Gouania willdenowi chromosome 14, fGouWil2.1, whole genome shotgun sequence genome:
- the nlrc3l1 gene encoding protein NLRC3 has product MEMEMEMELESEGGEDEDDEDEDLFYIPPRRASLDLGPDLNSRSINPPASPVLNYDSMTSGNSSEEMEAEDGSHTGLVLHRRESFTSVSSCDSNDCEKKTLKSRANQVAAAALASEEANMNPGSNEFTHLSLNVPFTFKAISSVLQKLSLQKQDAFRRNLWKRHSQPPPQHLDQVDQVDLVDLVDQLLVRYSLQESLQVTKGLLLELGQKKAVEHLHRLCLQNEVQHELRELLKQKYGEGWVVDGERRSCGQVLIDLHLSAGSDYGPNVEHEVLIINPLHTNQEEAQQQLSADTIFSPAHLQHSHTQLVLLTGVAGSGKSTLVRKLVLDWAEQRSHQHVNFLFPVTFRELRAMGDAQVSLLGLLQHLYPPTLRLTFDLLRSDDVMVMFVFDGLDEYDRKLDLFNTELYGAEPHPTSMDVLVVNLLRGRLLQGAQFLVTARSQVKHSVPWDTLYHEVQLHGFCSAARDEYFRRRFGDREQCDRVLAHVRRLKTLHAMCHLPLFCSLLADECQRVFDARRTHCELPHALTHVHTRLLLALVRQRRSLRAAERSPLEERVFLMEVGRLAFSMLEDGSYLINTSTGQAWDSCSVNIEEAVDHSGVCTQFLIRPQVLHVEKVLSFIHPVVQEYTAALYAFLSFINHGTNVFEPKRTQKNPSRDLISFYSSAVDRSLQCSDGKLNIFLRFLFGLSVETNVELLQPLCSSPPPPSFINEAAALLRNKIKENKRRSNLQSCLEELRVSAHFTQQPHTP; this is encoded by the exons ATGGAAATGGAAATGGAAATGGAGTTAGAATCTGAGGGAGGagaggatgaagatgatgaggATGAAGACCTGTTCTACATTCCTCCAAGAAGAGCGTCTCTGGACCTTGGGCCAGATTTAAACTCCAG GTCCATCAACCCCCCAGCGTCTCCTGTTCTAAACTATGATTCTATGACCAGTGGAAACAGTTCAGAGGAAATGGAAGCTGAAGATGGATCTCACACAGG GCTCGTTCTGCACAGACGTGAATCATTTACCAGCGTTTCCTCCTGTGACAGCAACGACTGTGAGAAGAAAACTCTAAA GTCCAGAGCCAATCAGGTCGCAGCAGCAGCACTTGCCTCTGAGGAAGCTAACATGAACCCAGGAAGCAATGAGTTCACTCATCTTTCTCTGAACGTTCCGTTCACCTTCAAG GCCATTAGCAGCGTGCTGCAGAAGCTGTCTCTACAGAAACAGGATGCGTTCAGGAGGAACCTGTGGAAGCGTCACTCACAGCCTCCACCCCAGCACCTGGACCAGGTGGACCAGGTGGACCTGGTGGACTTGGTGGACCAGCTCCTGGTGCGCTACAGCCTCCAGGAGTCTCTACAGGTCACTAAAGGCCTGCTGCTGGAGCTGGGACAGAAAAAGGCTGTGGAACATCTGCACAGGCTGTGCCTTCAAA ATGAAGTACAACATGAGTTACGTGAACTTTTGAAGCAGAAATACGGCGAGGGTTGGGTGGTGGATGGAGAGAGGAGGTCATGTGGTCAAGTCTTAATAGACCTTCATCTGTCGGCGGGCAGTGATTACGGCCCTAACGTGGAGCATGAGGTGCTGATCATCAACCCTCTGCACACCAACCAGGAGGAGGCCCAGCAGCAGCTTTCCGCTGACACCATATTTAGCCCCGCCCACCTGCAGCACTCACACACCCAGCTGGTGCTGCTGACGGGCGTGGCTGGATCAGGGAAGTCCACCCTGGTCAGGAAGCTGGTCCTGGACTGGGCGGAGCAACGCTCACATCAACACgtcaacttcctgtttcctgttaCGTTCAGAGAGCTGAGAGCAATGGGCGACGCCCAGGTGTCTTTGTTGGGTTTGCTGCAGCACCTCTACCCCCCCACCCTCaggttgacctttgacctactGAGGAGCGACGACGTCATGGTCATGTTTGTGTTCGACGGCCTGGACGAGTACGACAGGAAGCTGGACCTGTTCAACACGGAGCTGTACGGCGCCGAGCCCCACCCCACCTCCATGGACGTGCTGGTGGTCAACCTGCTGAGGGGGCGCCTCCTGCAGGGCGCCCAGTTCCTGGTCACGGCCCGATCGCAGGTCAAGCACAGCGTACCATGGGACACGCTGTATCACGAG GTGCAGCTCCACGGCTTCTGCAGCGCGGCGAGGGACGAGTACTTCAGGAGGCGTTTCGGGGACAGGGAACAGTGCGACCGCGTCCTGGCCCACGTCAGACGTTTAAAAACCCTCCACGCCATGTGTCACCTCCCTCTGTTCTGCTCTCTGCTGGCCGACGAGTGTCAGCGTGTGTTCGATGCCCGGAGAACGCACTGCGAGCTGCCTCACGCActcacacacgtgcacacgcgGCTGCTGCTGGCCCTGGTACGACAGCGGCGCTCCCTACGGGCCGCAGAGCGCAGCCCCCTGGAGGAGAGGGTCTTCCTCATGGAGGTGGGCCGGCTGGCCTTCAGCATGCTGGAGGATGGAAGCTACCTGATTAACACCAGCACCGGTCAGGCCTGGGACTCCTGCAGCGTGAACATAGAGGAGGCGGTGGATCACAGTGGCGTGTGCACACAGTTCCTCATCAGACCACAGGTTCTACACGTGGAGAAGGTGCTGAGCTTCATCCACCCCGTGGTGCAGGAGTACACGGCGGCGCTCTACGCCTTCCTCTCCTTCATCAACCACGGAACCAACGTGTTTGAGCCCAAACGCACACAGAAAAACCCCAGTCGTGACCTCATCAGCTTCTACAGCAGCgccgtggacagaagtctgcagtGCAGCGACGGGAAACTGAACATTTTCCTTCGTTTTCTGTTCGGTTTGTCAGTGGAAACCAACGTGGAGCTCCTCCAGCCGCTCTGTTCTTCTCCTCCACCACCGTCTTTCATCAACGAGGCTGCGGCGCTCCTCAGGAACAAGATCAAAGAGAACAAGAGGAGGAGCAACCTGCAGAGCTGCCTAGAAGAGCTCAGAGTGAGCGCTCACTTCACCCAGCAGCCTCACACACCTTAA